AACATCCTCAGGGGAGAAATGAGCCTGGTGGGCCCCCGGCCACTCCTGATGGACTATTTGCCACTTTATACCCCAGAGCAGCGGCGACGGCATGAAATGTTGCCTGGTGTCACAGGGTGGGCACAGGTCAATGGTCGCAATGCCATTTCCTGGGAGGAGAAGTTCAAATTGGATGTCTGGTATGTGGATCACTGGTCTTTTGTGCTGGACCTCAAGATCCTGTTGATGACCGTTCAGAAAGTCTTCAAACGTGAAGGCATCAGCGCTGCAGGTGAAGCCACCATGCCACGATTTATGGGCAGCCAGTCGTCAGATCCACGTTCCTGACGCTGTGACATCAGCCCGTCGGGCTTGAAAGCTTTCTGTTATACTTGTTAAACGGAGGTAACATGAACAAAAACGAGTTTTTTGCTCTGCTGGAAGAGATTTTGGAGACCGAGCCCGGGTCTCTTAAAGATGACACAGACCTTCAATCTGTGGGCTGGGACTCCCTGGCCGATGTGAGTTTTATTGCTGCTGTAGACAACAAATTTGGGATGACACTGGACCCCAATCAGCTCTCAAAGAGCCAAACCGTGCAGGATTTGCTGAATCTGGTGGGCGATAAAGTGGGGAGTTGACAGCGGCAGTGATTCTTAATGAACAGACGCAGTGGAGAGGGATTGCTGAAGCAGTCCCTCAAAACCTCTCTGCACGAGAAAACCACCAGATTGTTGACTTGTGCAAGCTGAATTCACAGCATACAGGGAAACAAAAATGAGCTACACCAGCTTGCGGGAACAGGTGGTGCTGGTGACTGGAGCATCTTCAGGACTGGGCCGGGCCATTGCGCTTGAACTGAGCCGCCAGGGCTGCCGGGTCGCTCTGGTGGGGAGGCGCCAGGAGGAATTGGCACGAACGCTCCACCAGATGGAAGGAGAGGGGCATCAGCTTTTCCCCTGGGACCTGAGCCAGCTTGATGCGTTGCCTGAGCTCATGCAACAGATTGTGGCACAGATGGGAAGTGTGGACAAACTGGTGCACGCAGCAGGTCTCCATGCCACACAACCCATCCGGATTCTCAGCACTGAGGACACACAGAAACTGTACACCACCAATGTCTTTGCCTTCATGTTCCTGGTGAAAGCTTTTCGCAACAAGCGCATTCCCAAGAGGGAGCCCAGTGTGGTGGCCCTGTCTTCTGTGGTGGGAACAGTGGGGCAACCTGGTGTGTCCACATATGCAGGAACCAAGGGCGCTCTGGAAAGCACCATCCGTTCCTTTGCTCTGGAACTTGCAGCAGAGGGCATTCGGGTCAATGCGGTTGCTCCAGGAATTGTGCAGACAGAGATGACAGACCAGTTGCGCAAGCAGGTGGGCGATGAGCAGTATGCAAAAATAGCCTCTTTGCATCCACTGGGACTTGGAAGACCTGAAGATGTGGCCCATGCTGTGGCTTTCTTGCTCGCACAGGAAAGCCGCTGGATGACCGGGACCACTCTGACGATAGATGGGGGGTATACTGCGCAATGAGTAGATTGGTGATTGTTGGAGCTGGAGGTTTTGGGCGTGAAGTCTATGCCTGGGTGATGCAGACTCCAGAATTTGTTGAGCAGCATGACATCAAACAGATTGCTTTTGTTGACAACAACCTGAAGGCCACCGAAGGTTATGGAGAGTACCCTTCCGTCATCGGTGGGGTAGAAGAGTTCCAGCCGGGGCGAGACGATGTCCTCCTTTGTGCCGTCGGCAATCCATTTATTCGGCAAAAACTGGTGGAAACACTGAAAGCCCGTGGAGGACGGTTTGTCACATTTGTCCACCGTTCAGCCATCATTGGACTGCACAATGTGCTGGGTGAAGGCAGCATTGTCTGTCCCAACAGCGTGCTGACCGTCAACATCACTGTTGGGCAATTTGTGATCCTCAATGTGGGTTCATTGCTGGGACACGACGTCCAGATCGGAGATTTCGTCACTCTCAGTCCCCACTGTGACCTGACAGGTGGCGTGCATGTGGGCAGCTTCTGTCAGTTTGGTACAGGAGTTCGAGTGATTCCTGGCATCAAAATTGCTGAAGACGTCAAAGTGGGGGCTGGCAGTGTGGTGATTCGCAACGTTGAGGCCCGTACAGCGGTTTTTGGGTTTCCCGCCAAGAAAATTCCAAGAAGGTCCTGAGATGCCAACCTACGCATACATCCACGACATCGCATATTACCTTCCTGAAAAAGTGCTGGACAATGCTGCACTGAGCCAGGAATTTCCTGAGTGGAGTGTTCAGAAGATCTCCAGCAAGACCGGAATTGATCGTCGACACATCGCAGCTCCGGATGAGTTTGCTTCTGACATGGCTGTGCAGGCAGCGGAACGTCTGTTTGAGCGGTATGATCGCCAGAAGATTGATTATGTTCTGCTGTGCACCCAGAGCCCGGATTATTTCCTGCCCACCACCGCTTGCATTGTTCAAGAGCGTCTGGGATTGCGGACAGACATTGGTGCGCTGGATTTCAACCTCGGTTGCTCTGGATACGTCTATGGTCTGGGGCTGGCCAAGAGCCTGATTGAGACAGGTCAGGCCAGCAATGTCCTGCTGCTGACTTCTGAAGCCTACAGCAAGTTCATCCATCCTGCGGACAAATCTGTGCGAACCATTTTTGGAGACGCTGCTTCAGCCACCGTGATCTGTGGCACAGAAGCAGAAAGTCCGTTCCTCTCGGATTTTCGCTACGGTTCTGATGGATCGGGTTACAAAAATTTGATTGTGCCCAATGGTGGACTCAGGGGACAGGCTTCTGCAGATGAAAAATTCAGCCCTCAGAAGCGAAACCTGTCAAGCAACGGCTATGACCTGTTCATGGATGGCCCAGAGATATTCAATTTCACCCTGCGTGTGGTGCCTGAAACCATTTCCAAAGTTTTAAACAGTACCGCCAAAAACTTAGAAGACATTGATTTGTTTGTCTTTCATCAGGCCAATCGGTACATGATGGAACACCTCAGAAACAAACTGGGCATTCCATCAGAAAAATTCGCCGTTTATCTTGAGGAATGTGGAAACACCGTTTCTTCCACCATTCCCATCACCCTGCACCATGCCAAGGAAACTGGACAACTGCAAAACGACATGAACCTCATGCTGGTCGGATTTGGCGTTGGACTCTCCTGGGGTGGTTGCATGGTGCGTTGGAGGTCCTGAGTGTTGTTAAGTCACCTGCCATCTTGGCCCCACTTTACTGAAGACGAAGTCCAGGCTGTTTCTCAGGTGTTGCAATCTGGGAAAGTGAACTACTGGACCGGTCAGGAAGCCCGCAAATTTGAAGATGAATATGCGGAGCATCTGGGTGTCAAGCACGCCATTGCCCTGCACAATGGAACCCTTGCTCTGGAACTCGCCCTTTATGCTTTCGGAATTGGTCAGGGAGATGAGGTGATCACCACACCCCGCACTTTTATTGCATCAGCCAGTGCTGCTGTGATGCGAGGAGCCATTCCGGTGCTGGCCGATGTGGACCCCATCTCTCAGAACATCACTGCAGAGACCATTCGGCCCCTGATCACCCCCAGAACCCGTGCCATCATCGTGGTTCATCTGGCCGGATGGCCTGCTGACATGGACCCCATCCTGGCCCTGGCGGCAGAGCATGACCTGGTGGTCATTGAAGATTGCGCCCAGGCCCATGGGGCGTTTTACAAAGGCAAGCCCGTGGGCAGCATGGGGCATGCCGGTGCTTTCTCCTTCTGTCAGGACAAGATCCTCACGACTGGAGGAGAAGGTGGACTTCTGGCCCTCAACGACACAGAAGTCTGGAAGAAAGCCTGGGCTTACAAGGACCATGGCAAATCCTATGATGCGGTCTACCATCGGGAGCACGCTCCAGGATTTCGCTGGCTGCATGAGTCGTTTGGTACCAACTGGAGGATGCTGGAAGTGCAGGCCGCAATTGGACGTCTGCAACTGAAGAAACTGCCAGGATGGATCGAGAAGCGCCGCCAGCACGCAGCAGCCCTCAATCAACGCCTCAGCCGCTGGGACGCCTTCAGATTGACCCTTCCGCCAGAAGAAGTGCAGCACGCATATTACAAGTATTATGTTTTTGTGCGTCCTGAGTGCCTCAACGAAGGATGGTCCAGAGACCGCATCATGCAGGAGGTTTCTGCCAGGGGTGTGCCCTGTCTTTCAGGCTCCTGTTCTGAAATTTATCTGGAAAAAGCTTTCAAAGACAGTGGATATGGCCCTGAGGGGCGTCTGCCTGTGGCCCGTGAACTGGGTGAGACGTCTCTGATGTTGCTGGTGCACCCCACCTTGAGTGAGCTGGACATTCAACATTTTGCGGATGTGGTGGATGAAGTGATGCAGGTGGCCTCACAGTAGAATGTGGATTGTGGGTAGGGGGTAGAAATGCGCAGTGTTCATGTCAAGTTTCTGGTTGATCTTCTGGTGTGGGGAGCTGCCATACCTGTGGCCTTCTGGTTGCGGCTCGGCTCCTTTGACCTTGGATCACAGTACTTCAAGGCCATGCTTTATCTGAGCTTGATGGGTGTGGTGTACAAATCAATTTTGATCCTGTATTTTCGCATGAATTTTCAGGTGTGGCAAAGGTTCAGCCTCAATGATCTCGGTGTCCTGCTGAAAGCAGTGACAGCTTCGTTTCTGATCAGTACCGCCATCAGTTTTTACCTTCCTTCAGTTCCACGCAGTGTTCCACTGATTGCCCTGCTGGTGTCCATTGCAGGCCTGACTGGCATACGTTTCCTGGTGCGCAGCAGTTACGAGAATGCCCGACGGGTGGTTTCCATCGGTACAGGAACCAGCAAAAGGGTGATGGTGATTGGGGCAGGCGACGCTGGCTCAATGTTCGTGCGGGAGATGCTGCGACACCCTGAGCAGGGCCTGATGCCAGTCGCCTTGCTGGACGATGACATGTCCCTGAGGGGCAAGCGAATTCATGGGGTCCCTGTTGCTGGAGGACTTGACCAATTGACGTCCACTGCCCGGAAATTCCAGGCAGACATGGTGCTGTTTGCCATCCCTTCTGCCACCGGGGAAGTGATCCG
This genomic window from Deinococcus cellulosilyticus NBRC 106333 = KACC 11606 contains:
- a CDS encoding acetyltransferase, with translation MSRLVIVGAGGFGREVYAWVMQTPEFVEQHDIKQIAFVDNNLKATEGYGEYPSVIGGVEEFQPGRDDVLLCAVGNPFIRQKLVETLKARGGRFVTFVHRSAIIGLHNVLGEGSIVCPNSVLTVNITVGQFVILNVGSLLGHDVQIGDFVTLSPHCDLTGGVHVGSFCQFGTGVRVIPGIKIAEDVKVGAGSVVIRNVEARTAVFGFPAKKIPRRS
- a CDS encoding 3-oxoacyl-ACP synthase III family protein, which codes for MPTYAYIHDIAYYLPEKVLDNAALSQEFPEWSVQKISSKTGIDRRHIAAPDEFASDMAVQAAERLFERYDRQKIDYVLLCTQSPDYFLPTTACIVQERLGLRTDIGALDFNLGCSGYVYGLGLAKSLIETGQASNVLLLTSEAYSKFIHPADKSVRTIFGDAASATVICGTEAESPFLSDFRYGSDGSGYKNLIVPNGGLRGQASADEKFSPQKRNLSSNGYDLFMDGPEIFNFTLRVVPETISKVLNSTAKNLEDIDLFVFHQANRYMMEHLRNKLGIPSEKFAVYLEECGNTVSSTIPITLHHAKETGQLQNDMNLMLVGFGVGLSWGGCMVRWRS
- a CDS encoding acyl carrier protein, whose product is MNKNEFFALLEEILETEPGSLKDDTDLQSVGWDSLADVSFIAAVDNKFGMTLDPNQLSKSQTVQDLLNLVGDKVGS
- a CDS encoding DegT/DnrJ/EryC1/StrS family aminotransferase, yielding MLLSHLPSWPHFTEDEVQAVSQVLQSGKVNYWTGQEARKFEDEYAEHLGVKHAIALHNGTLALELALYAFGIGQGDEVITTPRTFIASASAAVMRGAIPVLADVDPISQNITAETIRPLITPRTRAIIVVHLAGWPADMDPILALAAEHDLVVIEDCAQAHGAFYKGKPVGSMGHAGAFSFCQDKILTTGGEGGLLALNDTEVWKKAWAYKDHGKSYDAVYHREHAPGFRWLHESFGTNWRMLEVQAAIGRLQLKKLPGWIEKRRQHAAALNQRLSRWDAFRLTLPPEEVQHAYYKYYVFVRPECLNEGWSRDRIMQEVSARGVPCLSGSCSEIYLEKAFKDSGYGPEGRLPVARELGETSLMLLVHPTLSELDIQHFADVVDEVMQVASQ
- a CDS encoding SDR family NAD(P)-dependent oxidoreductase, with protein sequence MSYTSLREQVVLVTGASSGLGRAIALELSRQGCRVALVGRRQEELARTLHQMEGEGHQLFPWDLSQLDALPELMQQIVAQMGSVDKLVHAAGLHATQPIRILSTEDTQKLYTTNVFAFMFLVKAFRNKRIPKREPSVVALSSVVGTVGQPGVSTYAGTKGALESTIRSFALELAAEGIRVNAVAPGIVQTEMTDQLRKQVGDEQYAKIASLHPLGLGRPEDVAHAVAFLLAQESRWMTGTTLTIDGGYTAQ
- a CDS encoding sugar transferase, translating into MPPVKRLFDVIVVLTAMFFLWPVFVLLIVLVKMNLGSPIFFSQVRPGLKGKPFRMYKFRTMLNTRDAQGQLLPDHMRLPPFGRLLRATSLDELPELWNILRGEMSLVGPRPLLMDYLPLYTPEQRRRHEMLPGVTGWAQVNGRNAISWEEKFKLDVWYVDHWSFVLDLKILLMTVQKVFKREGISAAGEATMPRFMGSQSSDPRS